Proteins encoded together in one Triticum dicoccoides isolate Atlit2015 ecotype Zavitan chromosome 7B, WEW_v2.0, whole genome shotgun sequence window:
- the LOC119341187 gene encoding probable glycosyltransferase At5g25310, whose protein sequence is MAAAAARLRAVALAAAFLVLVVCVFSVSGADGANSSSSPSSSPLLQQAAFTNRRPSVERELDAARAAIRRAARWHRGSNASAAPGRWFRGDDVDYALLARVYRNPAAFHRSYVEMERRFKVYVYAEGEPPILHAGPCKNIYTIEGRFIEQLELLAPPAAGVRTWDADRAHAFFLPFSVVQMVHFTYRHLSYDRAPLLSLVGDYVRVVASLHPFWNRSAGADHFMLSCHDWGPDASKGDPELYANGIRALCNANTSEGFRPGRDVSIPEINLYDGDTPRQLLGSSPGLSARPYLAFFAGGRHGHVRDLLLRHWKGHDPATFPVYEYDLPSSTGSNSSSSHNRRGRDRQSDYFAYMHLSRFCLCPSGHEVASPRVVEAIHAGCVPVLVSDGYALPFADVLRWESFSVSVPVADIPRLKEVLERIPTAEVERLWDGVRLVKRHFTLRQPPERLDMFHMILHSVWLRRLNFRLDH, encoded by the exons ATGGCTGCTGCTGCTGCGCGCTTGCGTGCCGTTGCGCTCGCGGCCGCCTTCCTCGTCCTCGTGGTCTGCGTCTTCTCCGTATCCGGCGCGGACGGGGCAAACAGCtcttcgtcgccgtcgtcgtctcctcTGCTGCAGCAGGCGGCTTTTACCAACAGGAGGCCGAGCGTGGAGCGGGAGCTCGACGCCGCGCGAGCCGCGATACGGCGCGCGGCGCGGTGGCACCGTGGCAGCAACGCCAGCGCGGCGCCGGGCAGATGGTTCCGCGGCGACGACGTGGACTATGCTCTCCTCGCGAGGGTGTACCGCAACCCGGCGGCCTTCCACCG GAGCTACGTGGAGATGGAGAGGCGGTTCAAGGTGTACGTGTACGCGGAAGGGGAGCCGCCGATCCTGCACGCGGGGCCCTGCAagaacatctacaccatcgagGGCCGCTTCATCGAGCAGCTCGAGCTCCTGGCGCCGCCGGCGGCCGGCGTCCGGACGTGGGACGCCGACCGCgcgcacgccttcttcctccccttcaGCGTCGTCCAGATGGTGCACTTTACGTACCGCCACCTCTCCTACGACCGTGCCCCTCTGCTCTCCCTCGTCGGCGACTACGTCCGAGTCGTCGCCTCCCTCCACCCCTTCTGGAACCGCTCCGCCGGCGCCGACCACTTCATGCTCTCCTGCCACGACTGG GGTCCTGACGCGTCCAAGGGGGACCCGGAGCTGTACGCGAATGGCATCCGGGCGCTCTGCAACGCCAACACGTCGGAGGGGTTCCGGCCAGGGAGGGACGTGAGCATCCCGGAGATCAACCTCTACGATGGCGACACGCCGCGGCAGCTCCTGGGCTCCTCGCCGGGGCTGTCGGCGCGGCCCTACCTGGCCTTCTTCGCCGGCGGGCGGCACGGCCACGTCCGCGACCTGCTGCTCCGCCACTGGAAGGGCCACGACCCGGCCACCTTCCCCGTGTACGAGTACGACCTCCCCTCTTCCAccggcagcaacagcagcagcagtcacaACCGGCGAGGCCGTGACCGGCAGAGTGATTACTTCGCCTACATGCACCTGTCGCGCTTTTGCCTGTGCCCGAGCGGGCACGAGGTGGCGAGCCCGCGCGTGGTGGAGGCTATCCACGCCGGCTGCGTGCCCGTGTTGGTGTCGGACGGGTACGCGCTGCCTTTCGCCGACGTGCTGCGGTGGGAGTCGTTCTCGGTGTCCGTGCCCGTCGCCGACATCCCCAGGCtgaaggaggtgttggagaggataCCGACGGCGGAGGTGGAGCGGCTCTGGGACGGGGTGCGGCTGGTGAAGCGGCACTTCACGCTGCGGCAGCCGCCGGAGAGGCTCGACATGTTCCACATGATCCTGCACTCCGTCTGGCTCAGGAGGCTCAACTTCAGACTCGACCACTAG